One genomic window of Luteitalea pratensis includes the following:
- a CDS encoding PDZ domain-containing protein, with protein sequence MTPPVRSGFSREARLLTATIAVSVIVLVVLSRFRFPDPSADSRDGTSAQPLARLAARAAFDDLSLAVRELSGRVSGSLIVLRTTAHGAGVSATRPAASDGTRLLPALRVRDDVAAALVDEGALVEAVIGVPGTVTVIARDPIRGITLVRIPSARAPVLNIREGQQALPAPGYVAVAEASAAGTSVRPIFVGRSDSIGDPRWDTPLLTMGRGAVADIGAPVFTLEGRLAGLLTSSEGEPALVPAEVVMSSVDQLLRDGPPHTGEIGVVTQAVDSVLAAATGAAAGAAVAAVRADGPAAQVFAPGDVITAVNGQLVRTPDALRLRVARTAPGVALMFTFRRDGAFLSAPVTVRAGPAAVPPAPATGARSVQAERTLGLTLKPVEERGSEVTRVQPGSLADAAGLQAGDVVLAFGRTYAPAPEAIASAFAALPPGRVTFLSVERNGQPRLVALQR encoded by the coding sequence ATGACGCCGCCCGTGAGGTCAGGATTCTCGCGAGAAGCCCGCCTCCTCACGGCGACGATTGCCGTCTCGGTCATCGTGCTGGTCGTGCTTTCGCGCTTCCGGTTTCCGGACCCGTCGGCCGACTCACGCGACGGGACCTCGGCCCAGCCCCTTGCCCGCCTGGCGGCGCGCGCCGCCTTCGATGACCTCTCGCTCGCGGTGCGCGAGCTCTCGGGTCGCGTCAGCGGCTCGCTGATCGTGCTGCGAACGACGGCGCATGGCGCCGGCGTCAGCGCGACTCGCCCGGCTGCATCCGACGGCACGAGACTACTGCCGGCGCTCCGCGTCCGCGACGACGTGGCGGCCGCGCTCGTCGATGAAGGCGCACTCGTCGAGGCGGTGATCGGCGTACCGGGGACCGTCACCGTCATCGCTCGCGACCCGATCCGGGGCATCACGCTCGTTCGCATCCCTTCTGCGCGCGCACCGGTGCTGAACATTCGCGAAGGACAGCAGGCGCTCCCCGCACCCGGCTACGTCGCCGTGGCCGAAGCGAGCGCGGCCGGCACCTCCGTGCGTCCGATCTTCGTGGGCCGCAGCGACAGCATCGGAGATCCGCGCTGGGACACGCCACTGCTGACGATGGGCCGCGGCGCCGTGGCCGACATCGGCGCGCCGGTCTTCACCCTCGAGGGGCGTCTTGCGGGCTTGCTGACGTCCAGCGAGGGCGAGCCGGCCCTCGTGCCCGCCGAGGTCGTGATGTCGTCGGTCGACCAGCTACTTCGCGACGGGCCGCCGCACACAGGCGAGATCGGCGTGGTCACGCAGGCCGTCGACTCGGTGCTCGCTGCCGCCACGGGCGCGGCTGCTGGGGCGGCGGTCGCGGCGGTAAGGGCCGACGGTCCGGCCGCCCAGGTCTTCGCCCCGGGCGACGTCATCACCGCAGTCAACGGGCAACTCGTGCGCACCCCTGACGCGCTGCGGCTGCGCGTCGCGAGGACGGCGCCGGGCGTCGCGCTGATGTTCACGTTCAGACGCGATGGCGCGTTCCTCAGTGCGCCCGTCACCGTGCGCGCCGGCCCCGCCGCGGTGCCGCCTGCGCCTGCCACGGGCGCACGGTCGGTGCAGGCCGAACGTACGCTCGGCCTGACGCTGAAGCCCGTGGAAGAACGCGGCAGCGAAGTGACTCGCGTACAACCCGGCTCGCTCGCGGACGCCGCGGGTCTGCAGGCTGGCGACGTCGTCCTGGCGTTCGGACGCACGTATGCGCCGGCCCCAGAGGCCATTGCCAGCGCGTTCGCGGCGCTGCCGCCGGGTCGGGTCACGTTCCTCTCGGTCGAACGCAACGGACAGCCTCGTCTCGTGGCGCTGCAGCGATGA
- a CDS encoding ABC transporter substrate-binding protein codes for MLLALIGACRPREAAKGTALAQGPRVVSLVPAITEMLFAVGAGPQVVGVSSFDKTPAEVATRPRVGALLDPDLERILSLKPDLVVTYGSQEALHEQLARANIATFTYRHGGIGDTLETLEAIGARTGHADAGREATQVLRAQLTAVRMRVDGRPRPKVLLVFGRDPGSLRNVWASGGTGFLHELLDVAGADNVFADVDRENVQATSELLLARAPEVIVELQAETHAEESPSPWLTLAGVPAVKSGRIITLQGDQFVVPGPRLAGAAEALARALHPDAWSTSPGR; via the coding sequence GTGCTGCTCGCGCTGATCGGTGCGTGCCGGCCGCGGGAGGCCGCGAAAGGCACCGCCCTCGCCCAGGGGCCGCGCGTGGTGTCGCTCGTGCCAGCGATCACCGAGATGCTGTTCGCGGTGGGAGCCGGTCCGCAGGTCGTGGGCGTGAGCAGCTTCGACAAGACGCCCGCCGAGGTCGCGACGCGGCCGCGCGTCGGCGCGCTCCTCGATCCCGACCTGGAGCGCATCCTCTCGCTGAAGCCGGATCTCGTCGTCACCTACGGATCGCAGGAGGCGTTGCACGAACAGCTCGCCCGGGCCAACATCGCCACGTTCACGTACCGCCACGGCGGCATCGGCGACACGCTGGAGACATTGGAAGCCATCGGCGCGCGAACCGGCCACGCCGACGCCGGGCGCGAGGCGACGCAGGTCCTGCGGGCGCAGTTGACGGCCGTCCGCATGCGCGTGGACGGGCGTCCGCGCCCGAAGGTGCTGCTCGTGTTCGGACGTGACCCGGGCAGCCTCCGCAACGTCTGGGCGAGTGGCGGCACGGGCTTTCTGCACGAACTGCTCGACGTGGCGGGCGCCGACAACGTGTTCGCCGACGTCGATCGCGAGAACGTCCAGGCCACGAGCGAGCTGTTGCTGGCGCGTGCGCCCGAGGTCATCGTCGAACTGCAGGCCGAGACGCATGCGGAAGAATCGCCGTCGCCGTGGCTGACGCTTGCGGGCGTGCCCGCGGTGAAGTCGGGTCGCATCATCACCCTTCAGGGCGATCAGTTCGTGGTGCCTGGACCGCGCCTGGCAGGCGCCGCGGAAGCGCTCGCGCGCGCGCTGCACCCGGACGCGTGGTCGACCTCGCCCGGCAGGTGA
- a CDS encoding FecCD family ABC transporter permease: MTTPAGSGAVQARAWDPHDPRRAAQAASARRRQAWRIYAVFGVLLLAAVVGAPLVGSTPIDLRAALDRSRPFAENLDAQIFFIARLPRVLAAGLVGATLAVAGVVMQALLRNPLATPFTLGVSSGSALGAMLALTFLPAWTGGALTSVPLASLAGALGAVLIVYALAQVRHRGFSTDVLLLAGVTLNAFFSALILLVQYLSDFTETMRTLRWLMGDLDVAGYRPLLIAAVMLLPAIVAFAWLPRSLNALALGAEQAGTRGVPVVGVQRLAFFAASLGTGVAVSLAGPIGFVGIIVPHLVRLLVGADHRVVMPASALFGAAFLMACDAVARVVLSPVELPVGVVTAVLGAPFFLWLLIRKP; encoded by the coding sequence GTGACGACGCCCGCCGGCTCGGGGGCGGTGCAGGCCAGGGCGTGGGATCCGCACGATCCCCGTCGCGCCGCACAGGCTGCCTCCGCCCGCCGGCGCCAGGCGTGGCGCATTTACGCCGTCTTCGGTGTCCTGCTGCTGGCTGCCGTCGTCGGCGCTCCGCTCGTCGGGTCCACGCCGATCGACCTGCGCGCGGCGCTGGACCGATCGCGTCCCTTCGCCGAGAACCTCGACGCCCAGATCTTCTTCATCGCGCGCCTGCCGCGCGTGCTCGCCGCAGGGTTGGTCGGCGCCACGCTCGCGGTGGCGGGCGTCGTCATGCAGGCACTGCTCCGCAATCCACTCGCGACGCCGTTCACGCTTGGTGTGTCGTCAGGGTCGGCGCTCGGCGCGATGCTGGCGCTGACCTTCCTGCCCGCGTGGACAGGCGGCGCGCTGACGTCCGTGCCGCTTGCCAGCCTCGCCGGCGCCCTTGGCGCGGTGCTCATCGTCTACGCCCTCGCACAGGTGCGGCACCGGGGTTTCTCGACCGACGTACTGCTGCTGGCCGGGGTCACGCTCAACGCCTTCTTCTCCGCGCTGATCCTGCTCGTGCAGTACCTCTCGGACTTCACCGAGACAATGCGGACGCTGCGCTGGTTGATGGGTGACCTCGATGTCGCTGGCTACCGGCCGCTCCTGATTGCGGCCGTGATGTTGCTGCCGGCGATTGTCGCGTTCGCGTGGCTGCCGCGCAGCCTCAACGCGCTCGCGCTCGGGGCCGAGCAGGCGGGCACGCGTGGAGTGCCGGTCGTCGGCGTGCAGCGCCTCGCGTTCTTCGCGGCGTCGCTCGGGACCGGTGTGGCGGTGTCGCTGGCCGGTCCGATCGGTTTCGTGGGCATCATCGTGCCGCACCTCGTGCGCCTGCTGGTCGGCGCGGATCATCGCGTGGTGATGCCGGCCTCGGCGCTCTTCGGTGCCGCGTTCCTCATGGCGTGCGACGCCGTCGCGCGCGTCGTCCTGTCGCCGGTCGAATTGCCGGTGGGTGTGGTCACCGCGGTGCTGGGAGCACCCTTCTTCCTGTGGCTGCTGATAAGGAAACCATGA
- a CDS encoding ABC transporter ATP-binding protein, whose product MLHGVSLHIARGGITGVLGPNGSGKTTLLRILSGALAPSTGTVHFDGAPIDALPKRQLARRLAVVPQEIHPVFDYTVLDLALMGRYAHLGPFGFETAVDLLAVRRALAATGTADLECRHFDTLSGGEKQRVVIASALAQFEEDTHAESRLLILDEPTAALDLHYQIEVAQLLRRLADGRGLTLLVTTHDLQFAWQVCDRVVLLQEGRVLADGPTEETLTPEHLHTLYGVHVDRMTHRDGTVSLVPTSLVGDRSRRTSSPEATLPGVLR is encoded by the coding sequence GTGCTGCACGGGGTCTCGCTGCACATCGCGCGCGGCGGCATCACCGGTGTGCTCGGCCCGAACGGCTCGGGCAAGACGACGCTGTTGCGGATCCTGTCGGGCGCGCTCGCGCCCTCGACGGGCACCGTGCATTTCGACGGCGCGCCCATCGATGCCCTGCCGAAGCGACAGCTCGCGCGACGGTTGGCGGTCGTGCCGCAGGAGATCCACCCGGTGTTCGACTACACCGTGCTGGACCTCGCGCTGATGGGGCGATACGCCCACCTCGGTCCCTTCGGGTTCGAGACCGCCGTTGACCTGCTGGCCGTCCGCCGCGCGTTGGCCGCGACCGGCACGGCCGATCTCGAATGCCGTCATTTCGACACGCTGAGTGGCGGCGAGAAGCAGCGCGTGGTGATCGCGAGCGCGCTCGCCCAGTTCGAAGAGGACACACACGCCGAGAGCCGTCTGCTCATCCTCGACGAGCCGACGGCGGCCCTGGATCTCCACTATCAGATCGAAGTCGCGCAGTTGCTGCGCCGCCTCGCCGACGGCCGCGGCCTGACGCTGCTCGTGACCACGCACGACCTCCAGTTCGCCTGGCAGGTCTGCGATCGCGTGGTGCTGCTCCAGGAGGGACGCGTGCTCGCCGACGGGCCCACGGAGGAGACGCTGACGCCCGAGCACCTGCACACGCTGTATGGCGTCCACGTGGACCGCATGACCCATCGCGATGGCACTGTCTCGCTGGTGCCAACGTCGCTGGTCGGCGATCGTTCGCGCCGGACATCGTCCCCGGAAGCGACCCTGCCCGGAGTGCTGCGGTGA
- a CDS encoding TonB-dependent receptor produces the protein MILTPALCLAGVLLTLLSTPAVAARLVGSVTSSPAVPIVNATVVLDGPTGPVATTHTSATGAFVLEAPEGEYTLRVVAEGFDAPARRVTLRDEAEASADVTMGLAAVSEQVVVSAGFVPLTRSASGASLTVLDQAELHTRQLESSQDALRSVPGFTVSRSGGRGAVTSIFPRGGESDFTLIMVDGIRLNDMGGSYDAAHLPLFDVERVEVVRGPQSAIYGSDAVGGVVQLVSRRGGPLRATGLVEGGTFGTWRANGAANGTSGRLRWGGGAEQLTTDGYTGIAPGTGETVSNDDYSRTDGMGSLGYLTDRWQLTGLIRGGRNERGVPGPFGSDPNDTYTGVDTVSRNDNETLAAGASAAWRFAPAFQARGSFTYANRDSTFLSIYTPDAPTASSNRMWAARGQVDGAWLGLSWTAGTEWTGERAASSFITGLQDQEIPVERTQLGLFGEGRFELGRLSIQGGARFEQVVRGALEGNNSVFSPRPAFAEDTVSVINPRVAVSWRALGGDDWWARLHGGFGTGMRAPGAFEIAFTDNPGLKPEKTRSLEGGVETGWLDGRLVADVLYFRNDYDDLIVTVSRVAGTTSYRSDNVSNALSEGVEASVSFRPVAALTLRGGLIGQHTEILANDGRPGAPTPFEVGDPLLRRPELAGFVDALVTAGRVSGFVRVDNRGEVNDIDPSFGANAGIFVNPGYTTADAGVSVRLLDQVEVFGRALNLFDKQYEEIYGFPSLGRSVMVGVRLATSR, from the coding sequence TTGATTCTCACGCCCGCCCTGTGTCTGGCCGGGGTGCTGCTGACCCTGCTGTCGACGCCCGCCGTTGCGGCGCGCCTCGTCGGCTCGGTCACCAGCAGTCCCGCTGTCCCAATCGTCAACGCTACCGTCGTCCTGGACGGGCCCACCGGCCCCGTCGCGACGACGCATACCTCTGCCACCGGCGCGTTCGTCCTGGAAGCGCCCGAGGGTGAGTACACCCTGCGGGTCGTCGCCGAAGGCTTCGACGCGCCGGCACGTCGCGTCACCTTGCGCGACGAAGCGGAGGCGTCGGCCGACGTCACGATGGGCCTCGCCGCCGTGAGCGAGCAGGTCGTCGTGTCGGCCGGCTTCGTCCCGCTGACGCGATCGGCGAGTGGCGCCTCGCTCACCGTCCTCGACCAGGCGGAATTGCATACCCGGCAGCTCGAGAGCTCGCAGGATGCCCTGCGATCGGTGCCCGGATTCACCGTGTCGCGCAGTGGCGGCCGCGGCGCCGTCACGTCCATTTTCCCCCGCGGCGGCGAGAGCGACTTCACGCTGATCATGGTCGACGGCATCCGCCTGAACGACATGGGCGGCAGCTACGATGCCGCCCACCTGCCGCTGTTCGACGTGGAGCGGGTCGAGGTCGTCAGGGGGCCGCAGAGCGCGATCTACGGGTCGGACGCGGTCGGCGGCGTGGTGCAGCTCGTGTCGCGCCGCGGCGGCCCGCTTCGCGCAACCGGCCTGGTCGAGGGCGGCACCTTCGGCACGTGGCGGGCCAACGGCGCCGCCAACGGCACGAGCGGGCGACTGCGCTGGGGGGGCGGCGCCGAGCAACTAACGACCGACGGCTACACGGGCATCGCCCCCGGCACCGGCGAGACCGTCAGCAACGACGACTACAGCCGCACCGATGGCATGGGCAGTCTCGGCTACCTCACGGATCGATGGCAGCTCACAGGCCTGATTCGGGGAGGCCGTAACGAACGCGGCGTGCCCGGGCCATTCGGCAGCGACCCGAACGACACGTACACCGGCGTCGACACGGTCTCGCGCAACGACAACGAGACACTGGCGGCAGGCGCATCGGCGGCCTGGCGCTTTGCGCCCGCGTTCCAGGCGCGTGGGTCGTTCACGTACGCGAACCGCGACAGCACTTTCCTGAGCATCTACACGCCCGACGCGCCGACCGCCTCGAGCAACCGCATGTGGGCGGCGCGCGGGCAAGTGGACGGGGCGTGGCTCGGCCTCTCGTGGACGGCCGGCACGGAGTGGACCGGCGAACGCGCCGCGTCGTCGTTCATCACCGGCCTGCAGGATCAGGAGATTCCCGTCGAACGCACGCAGCTCGGCCTGTTCGGCGAAGGGCGATTCGAGCTGGGTCGTCTCTCGATCCAGGGCGGCGCGCGCTTCGAGCAGGTGGTGCGGGGAGCGCTCGAGGGCAACAACTCGGTCTTCAGCCCGCGGCCGGCGTTTGCCGAGGACACGGTCTCCGTGATCAATCCACGCGTGGCCGTGAGCTGGCGGGCCCTCGGCGGCGATGACTGGTGGGCGCGCCTGCACGGCGGGTTCGGCACCGGCATGCGTGCACCCGGCGCCTTCGAAATCGCGTTCACCGACAATCCGGGTTTGAAGCCCGAGAAGACCCGCAGTCTCGAGGGCGGGGTCGAAACCGGCTGGCTCGACGGCCGCCTTGTGGCCGACGTCCTGTACTTCCGCAACGACTACGACGACCTGATTGTCACGGTCAGCCGCGTGGCGGGGACGACGAGCTACCGCAGCGACAACGTCTCGAACGCGCTCAGCGAAGGTGTCGAGGCCTCGGTCTCGTTCCGTCCGGTCGCGGCGCTCACGCTGCGCGGCGGCCTGATCGGACAACACACGGAGATTCTCGCCAACGACGGCAGGCCAGGCGCGCCGACGCCGTTCGAGGTCGGCGACCCGCTGCTGCGCCGCCCGGAGCTGGCCGGATTCGTGGACGCGCTGGTCACCGCCGGACGCGTGAGCGGCTTCGTACGCGTGGACAACCGCGGTGAAGTGAACGACATCGACCCGAGCTTCGGCGCCAACGCCGGCATCTTCGTCAACCCCGGCTACACGACGGCCGACGCCGGTGTCTCGGTCCGCCTGCTCGACCAGGTCGAAGTCTTCGGACGCGCGCTCAACCTGTTCGACAAGCAGTACGAGGAAATCTACGGCTTCCCCTCGCTTGGACGCAGCGTGATGGTCGGAGTCCGCCTTGCTACGAGCCGCTGA
- a CDS encoding secondary thiamine-phosphate synthase enzyme YjbQ, with the protein MSKSSTVTVRETPVAEVTTVSAGALKIHGETFVIETDERVDVVDLTERIMELVRGVNVREGIVSLWSLHTTCTVFINEFQTALLSDIKRFLEKMVARDEAWVHNDPDFSDCDRMNADSHLRALLLGHSLTLQISGGDVVLGQWQRILMGELDGPRSRTLRVQVWGIA; encoded by the coding sequence ATGAGCAAGAGTTCCACGGTGACCGTCCGCGAGACGCCAGTCGCGGAGGTGACAACCGTTTCTGCCGGGGCGTTGAAGATTCACGGCGAGACGTTCGTCATCGAAACCGATGAGCGCGTCGACGTCGTGGACCTGACCGAACGGATCATGGAGCTCGTCCGGGGCGTCAACGTCCGGGAAGGCATCGTCAGCCTGTGGTCGCTGCACACCACCTGCACGGTGTTCATCAACGAGTTCCAGACGGCGCTGCTCTCAGATATCAAGCGTTTTCTCGAGAAGATGGTTGCGCGTGACGAAGCCTGGGTGCACAACGACCCGGATTTCAGCGACTGTGATCGGATGAACGCGGACAGCCACCTCCGCGCCCTCCTGCTCGGACACAGCCTCACCCTGCAGATCAGCGGTGGGGACGTCGTCCTTGGCCAGTGGCAGCGCATCCTCATGGGTGAGCTCGACGGCCCTCGTTCGCGCACGCTGCGCGTCCAGGTCTGGGGCATCGCCTAG
- the mqnE gene encoding aminofutalosine synthase MqnE has product MRTRLRAAGLLDIAEKLDTRQRLSAEDGLRLFEHPDLRLVGWLANRERERRHGDRTFYNYNLRLEVTNVCQASCLFCSFARLQEGQPGAYTMSLEQAWDKVRSRDGQALTEVHIVNGLHPDLPFSYYKDLLAGFKRIRPDITLKAFTAVEIAFFADLYGMTDEQVLRELMAVGLESIPGGGAEIFAERVRRKIAHDKADADRYLAIHAIAHRLGMKTNVTMLFGHIERLDERVDHMVRVREAQDATGGFQAFIPLAFHPDNNQMRKLPAPTAADTLRTIAVSRLVIDNVDHIKAFWIATGVSVAQAALWFGADDLDGTVQEERIYHMAGSDTPDTLTTSQLRFLVERAGRTPLERDTMYNLVEA; this is encoded by the coding sequence ATGCGCACCCGCCTTCGCGCAGCTGGACTGCTCGACATCGCCGAGAAGCTCGACACCCGGCAACGCCTGTCTGCCGAGGACGGCCTGCGCCTCTTCGAGCACCCGGACCTTCGCCTCGTCGGCTGGCTCGCCAATCGCGAGCGCGAGCGTCGCCACGGCGACCGCACCTTCTACAACTACAACCTGCGGCTCGAGGTCACCAACGTCTGCCAGGCGTCATGCCTGTTCTGCTCGTTCGCGCGCCTGCAGGAAGGGCAACCGGGCGCCTACACGATGTCGCTCGAGCAGGCCTGGGACAAGGTCCGCAGCCGCGACGGCCAGGCCCTCACCGAGGTCCACATCGTCAACGGGCTGCATCCGGACCTGCCCTTCAGCTACTACAAGGACCTGCTTGCCGGATTCAAGCGCATCCGTCCGGACATCACGCTGAAGGCGTTCACCGCCGTCGAGATCGCGTTCTTCGCCGACCTGTACGGCATGACCGACGAACAGGTGCTGCGCGAGTTGATGGCGGTGGGCCTCGAGTCGATCCCGGGCGGCGGCGCCGAGATCTTCGCCGAGCGCGTGCGCAGGAAGATCGCCCACGACAAGGCCGACGCCGATCGCTACCTCGCGATCCACGCGATCGCCCACCGGCTCGGCATGAAGACCAACGTCACCATGCTGTTCGGGCACATCGAACGGCTCGACGAACGGGTCGATCACATGGTGCGCGTGCGCGAGGCGCAGGACGCGACGGGCGGCTTCCAGGCGTTCATTCCGCTGGCCTTCCACCCGGACAACAACCAGATGCGCAAGCTGCCGGCACCGACGGCGGCGGACACGCTCCGCACGATCGCCGTCTCGCGGCTCGTGATCGACAACGTCGATCACATCAAGGCTTTCTGGATCGCGACAGGCGTGTCGGTGGCACAGGCGGCGCTGTGGTTCGGCGCCGACGACCTCGACGGCACCGTCCAGGAAGAGCGCATCTACCACATGGCCGGGTCGGACACACCCGACACCCTCACCACGTCGCAACTGCGCTTCCTCGTCGAGCGGGCCGGCCGCACGCCGCTCGAGCGCGACACGATGTACAACCTGGTCGAAGCGTAG
- a CDS encoding type II toxin-antitoxin system VapC family toxin encodes MILVDSNIPMFLVGATHPNKGAARRLLEQCITRGERLVTDAEVLQEILHRYVAINRRDAIQPAFDALLGVVDHIYPIELGDIERAKALLLGVSPLSARDAVHVAIMQRYEIDRILSFDTGFDTVEWIDRLA; translated from the coding sequence GTGATCCTCGTCGATTCCAACATCCCCATGTTCCTGGTCGGCGCCACGCATCCCAACAAGGGCGCGGCACGGCGCCTACTGGAACAGTGCATCACCCGGGGCGAGCGCCTCGTCACCGATGCCGAGGTCCTACAGGAGATCCTGCACCGCTACGTGGCGATCAACCGTCGCGACGCCATCCAGCCGGCTTTCGACGCGCTCCTTGGCGTGGTGGATCACATCTACCCGATCGAACTGGGCGACATCGAACGGGCGAAGGCGCTCCTGCTGGGCGTGTCGCCGCTCTCCGCGCGCGACGCGGTGCACGTCGCCATCATGCAGCGGTACGAGATCGATCGCATCCTCAGCTTCGATACGGGGTTCGATACCGTCGAGTGGATCGACAGGCTGGCGTGA
- a CDS encoding antitoxin, with protein MQVLLEDDEFDEIRRVAKRQRMTVAEWVRQALRRARRDEPAVDAHKKLAAVRAAARGDYPTADIDRMLQEVEGGYLGGHDA; from the coding sequence ATGCAGGTCTTGCTGGAAGACGACGAGTTCGACGAGATCAGGCGTGTGGCCAAGCGACAACGCATGACCGTCGCGGAGTGGGTTCGGCAGGCTCTGCGTCGCGCGCGACGCGACGAGCCCGCAGTGGACGCTCACAAGAAACTCGCGGCCGTGCGCGCGGCAGCACGGGGCGACTACCCCACCGCCGACATCGACCGGATGCTCCAGGAGGTCGAAGGCGGCTACCTCGGCGGTCACGACGCGTGA
- a CDS encoding ankyrin repeat domain-containing protein, whose product MSPSEFMQVCTRGDVATLRDCLSADPGLVSTRDEGGRTGLHLAVRHPEAAHFLLSHGADPNARENGDNVTPLHLAAAHGLLESVRILLDAGADVHGRGDLHEGDVIGWAAGTRNQPVIDLLLERGARHHVFSAMALGDPDLVRRVVADDPAALRRRRSRFENGQTPVHAAFAPADGIGFLCGKPDHDLLALLIELGADVDAADDRGRTPLTIAMLRGDHVATRMLVAAGAAVDRADADAEVNDIAPQLSTLSDSVSRAEPMFTVRDVPGTVRWYQALGFTCTDAYEDDGAVTFARLVFGRCSFAISPGGARPSGVSLWVFTSRIDEIYRLVRARQWHAARSELSGEPGGLECRFDEDLYTPFYGGRQFSLRDPNGLSLIFYQPEPE is encoded by the coding sequence ATGTCCCCATCGGAGTTCATGCAGGTGTGCACACGCGGCGACGTTGCCACTCTTCGGGACTGCCTCTCCGCGGACCCGGGTCTCGTATCGACGCGTGACGAGGGCGGTCGCACCGGTTTGCATCTCGCCGTGCGGCATCCGGAGGCGGCGCATTTCCTGCTGTCGCATGGTGCGGACCCGAACGCGCGCGAGAACGGCGACAACGTGACGCCCCTGCACCTCGCTGCCGCGCATGGCCTTCTCGAGAGCGTGCGGATCCTGCTCGATGCCGGCGCCGACGTCCACGGCCGCGGCGACCTTCACGAGGGCGACGTGATCGGCTGGGCCGCCGGCACGCGCAACCAGCCGGTGATCGACCTGCTGCTCGAACGCGGCGCGCGGCACCATGTCTTCTCCGCGATGGCGCTGGGTGATCCGGACCTCGTGCGTCGCGTGGTCGCCGACGATCCGGCAGCGCTGCGTCGTCGCCGGTCACGGTTCGAGAACGGGCAGACCCCGGTGCACGCGGCCTTCGCGCCGGCCGACGGCATCGGGTTCCTCTGCGGCAAGCCGGATCACGACCTGCTGGCCCTGCTCATCGAACTCGGCGCCGACGTCGATGCCGCCGACGACAGGGGCCGCACGCCGCTGACGATCGCGATGCTTCGCGGCGACCATGTCGCGACGCGGATGCTGGTCGCGGCGGGCGCTGCAGTCGACAGGGCCGACGCGGACGCCGAAGTGAACGACATCGCGCCGCAGCTCTCTACGCTGTCGGACAGCGTGTCACGGGCCGAGCCGATGTTCACGGTGCGAGACGTGCCAGGCACAGTCCGCTGGTACCAGGCCCTCGGCTTCACCTGCACCGATGCGTATGAAGACGACGGCGCGGTGACGTTCGCGCGCCTCGTGTTCGGCCGCTGCAGCTTCGCGATCTCCCCAGGGGGAGCCAGGCCCAGCGGCGTCAGCCTGTGGGTGTTCACGAGCCGCATCGACGAAATTTACAGGCTCGTGCGGGCTCGTCAATGGCATGCGGCACGCAGCGAGCTCTCGGGCGAGCCTGGCGGCCTCGAGTGCAGGTTCGACGAGGACCTCTACACACCCTTTTACGGTGGGCGGCAGTTCAGCCTCCGCGATCCCAACGGCCTGTCCCTGATTTTCTACCAGCCCGAGCCAGAATGA